The following are encoded together in the Drosophila biarmipes strain raj3 chromosome 3L, RU_DBia_V1.1, whole genome shotgun sequence genome:
- the LOC108034714 gene encoding keratin-associated protein 5-5 — MLHYCNDPTYDSSEFLWTMCMQVQRLGCGVPVPSSCSKTNSRCEGGSCRRPGSCCGPCGPCGQRSSGCATCCTSCCGTFPETCCGPWCESCLDPAWFTWLAPNIHRACCCACMPCCRPRCR, encoded by the coding sequence ATGCTCCACTATTGCAACGATCCTACATACGACTCGTCGGAATTCCTGTGGACCATGTGTATGCAAGTTCAGCGGCTTGGATGCGGAGTCCCAGTGCCCAGTTCCTGTAGTAAGACCAATTCTCGCTGCGAGGGCGGATCGTGTCGCAGGCCAGGATCCTGCTGCGGACCATGTGGCCCCTGTGGGCAACGCTCGAGTGGCTGTGCTACCTGCTGTACCTCCTGCTGTGGGACATTCCCCGAAACATGCTGCGGTCCATGGTGTGAGTCCTGCCTGGATCCCGCCTGGTTCACCTGGCTGGCCCCAAACATCCACCGAGCCTGCTGCTGTGCTTGCATGCCCTGCTGTCGACCAAGGTGCCGCTGA
- the LOC108035670 gene encoding COMM domain-containing protein 4, which translates to MKFRFCGEGDCPDWVLAEIISTLSNLTIENLEQLSDLVALRICGQTFEESKIKSLTSTLTNEGKTAVACIHFMLINAARYSCTESIFGEEIQQLGLPKDHAAAMCRVLQKHSAGIRQTLMDKAFKINELQSVRNITSPGKTPPNYTTLEIKISQELVDGLPKDTTHVVNISRDQAKALLAELKLARDVMKKYENKPDS; encoded by the exons ATG AAATTCCGCTTCTGTGGCGAGGGCGATTGTCCTGACTGGGTCCTAGCTGAGATCATATCCACACTATCCAACTTGACCATTGAAAACTTGGAACAACTCAGCGATCTGGTGGCCCTAAGAATTTGTGGACAGACATTTGAG GAATCAAAAATAAAGTCGCTGACCTCCACACTTACAAATGAGGGTAAGACCGCGGTGGCCTGCATCCATtttatgctgattaatgcaGCTCGCTACAGCTGTACTGAGAGTATTTTTGGAGAGGAGATTCAGCAGTTAGGGCTGCCCAAGGATCATGCTGCAGCCATGTGCCGAGTCCTACAAAAGCATTCCGCTGGCATCCGCCAAACACTAATGGATAAAGCATTCAAAA TTAACGAGCTGCAAAGCGTTCGCAACATAACCTCGCCTGGAAAAACGCCCCCGAACTATACCACCTTGGAAATTAAAATCTCGCAAGAACTGGTCGATGGCCTGCCGAAGGACACCACTCATGTTGTAAACATAAGTCGCGACCAAGCTAAGGCTCTGCTGGCGGAGCTTAAACTGGCACGCGATGTAATGaagaaatatgaaaacaagcctgattcctaa
- the LOC108035671 gene encoding leucokinin, whose amino-acid sequence MAKIVLCLVFLALSRAIYGASLPSPVSGQDSELGTCELQLSKYRRFILQAILSFEDVCDAYNARPGGQDADSEGWLFRHYSPPPTSQRGEIWAFFRLLMAQFGDAEFSSIIRDAVIERCRIKSQLQRDEKRNSVVLGKKQRFHSWGGKRSPEPPILPDY is encoded by the coding sequence ATGGCAAAGATAGTCCTGTGCCTGGTGTTCCTGGCCCTTAGCCGAGCCATCTATGGCGCTAGTCTTCCGTCGCCCGTTTCTGGACAGGATTCGGAGCTGGGCACCTGCGAGCTGCAGCTGTCCAAGTACCGCAGGTTCATTCTGCAGGCAATCCTGAGTTTCGAGGATGTGTGCGATGCCTACAACGCGAGGCCGGGTGGCCAGGATGCGGACTCCGAGGGCTGGCTCTTCCGGCACTATTCGCCACCACCCACCTCGCAGCGCGGCGAGATATGGGCCTTCTTCCGCCTGCTAATGGCCCAGTTTGGCGACGCGGAGTTCTCGTCCATAATCCGGGATGCGGTGATCGAAAGGTGTCGCATCAAGTCCCAGTTGCAGCGCGACGAGAAGCGGAACTCCGTGGTGCTGGGCAAGAAGCAGCGGTTCCACTCGTGGGGCGGAAAGAGGTCCCCGGAACCACCGATTCTCCCGGACTATTAG
- the LOC108035222 gene encoding protein phosphatase 1 regulatory subunit 3C: MISHSPPIFSHSPPVSFLADFMSGHQRQSLNYNDEPNRASRYCRPQVITLASKAMVNNASAAAAVQGQGPSQQKAGATPLGVGSRSGRSYLERMASAPLLTSQPKSCLSRKSCLHKSQNSTASSGDLSPTDTDVADSASHSCMCSKDSDTNCELSRGPKKHVIFADDEGLSLTEVRVMSEPSNVPPYWSMKFLEQITQGLVSPHPPDQWTVDFKQPASDYLSFRQKIDRDFVSLENVIVKDEESIVVGTIKVKNIDFQKEIIVRVTWDDWKSQQDIFCTFARAYGPTTCAHVVFDTFSFKITLPPSSKRLEFCICYRTNDTEYWDNNNGKNYTISKRSPFYYNALSPYDKGQNRNSSQQIRSTLTDALAKVQNQNGWHQEPQTPYW, from the exons atgatttcaCACAGTCCGCCCATATTCAGTCACAGCCCACCCGTTAGTTTTCTGGCGGACTTCATGAGCGGACATCAGCGTCAGTCGTTAAA CTACAATGACGAGCCCAACAGAGCGTCGCGCTACTGCCGGCCCCAAGTGATTACCCTGGCCTCCAAAGCCATGGTCAACAACGCCTCGGCCGCGGCCGCGGTCCAGGGCCAGGGCCCCAGTCAGCAGAAGGCGGGCGCCACGCCCCTGGGCGTGGGCAGTCGCTCCGGACGGAGCTACCTGGAGCGCATGGCCTCAGCCCCGCTGCTCACCAGCCAGCCCAAGTCCTGTCTCAGCCGCAAATCCTGCCTGCACAAGTCCCAGAACAGTACGGCCAGTTCGGGAGATCTCTCGCCGACGGACACCGATGTCGCGGACAGTGCCAGCCATAGCTGTATGTGCAGCAAGGACAGCGACACCAACTGCGAGCTGAG CCGTGGCCCCAAAAAGCATGTGATTTTTGCCGACGATGAGGGTCTATCGCTAACCGAGGTTCGCGTGATGTCCGAACCCTCGAATGTGCCACCCTACTGGAGCATGAAGTTCTTGGAGCAGATAACACAGGGCCTGGTCAGCCCGCATCCGCCGGATCAGTGGACAGTGGACTTCAAGCAGCCAGCCTCAGACTATCTATCATTTAG ACAAAAGATAGATCGGGACTTTGTGTCCCTGGAGAATGTGATTGTCAAGGACGAGGAGTCCATTGTGGTGGGCACCATCAAGGTGAAGAACATCGACTTCCAGAAGGAGATCATTGTGCGTGTGACCTGGGACGATTGGAAGAGCCAACAGGACATCTTCTGCACCTTCGCCAGGGCCTATGGACCCACTACCTGTGCCCACGTTGTCTTCGATACATTCTCCTTCAAGATCACCTTGCCGCCGTCCTCCAAGCGCCTGGAGTTCTGCATCTGCTACCGCACCAACGACACCGAATATtgggataataataat GGTAAAAACTACACCATCAGCAAGCGATCGCCCTTTTACTACAACGCCTTGTCGCCCTACGACAAGGGTCAGAATCGCAACTCGAGCCAGCAAATAAGGTCCACCCTGACCGATGCCCTGGCCAAGGTGCAGAACCAAAATGGCTGGCACCAGGAGCCACAGACGCCGTATTGGTGA